CACCGCCATTGGCAATCGTAACATCTCCAAGAAGCTTGCTCAGCTCCTCATCGTTCCTCACAGCGAGCTGAATGTGCCGGGGAACAATTCTAGTCTTCTTGTTATCCCTGGCGGCGTTGCCGGCCAATTCCAGAACCTGAAATCGATGACAAATTAGTCACTGTTTTTTTAGCGACAGTGATTCAAACCCTAAATTTTGGGAGTGCCAGAAATCGGAAAAAATTGTTCACATTGGAAAATCGcaaaaaaaggaaaatcatGAAATCGAGGAACTAGAAGCCAAATTTTAAaccaaattaatcaatttaagtGCTAAATCACCAGGACAGTAAGTCGGCCAACAATTGAAAAAAAACAAAGTAATTAAGATAAACCAAAATTCACAACCCTAGATTCGAAATTAGTGGGGAAAACGAAAATTGAAGATTATCACCTCAGCGGCAAGGTACTCGAGGACGGCGGCGAGGTAGACTGGAGCACCGGCGCCGACTCGTTCCGCATATTTTCCGGCCTTAAGAAAACGGGCGATACGACCGACGGGAAACTGAAGCCCGGCCTTGCTGCTTCGAGATGTGGCCTTCTTGGCCGCCCCGGAACCTAATGTCTTGCCCCGACCCGCCATTTCAATTTCTGAAAGCTTTGAAGAGAATTACGAGAAAAGAATTTTGCCCGAGCGGAGGCAGAGGAGAAAAGAGAATTGGCAAATTTATGGTGAATTTGCGGTTAGTGAGTAGGTTATATAGCAATGGCGGTGTGCACAGGAGCCAATCATTTTGCATTAAGCGGATCGTCAATTGTGACCGTTGATAAGCATCCAAATGGATGGCAGGATTTGGAGCTGATTGGTGACGAGGATTTTAATCGCCTAATAAGAATATGAATAacttttatagaattttatgtGCGCCGAGTATTTGCTTTTCAAATTTTGGATTTTAGCCGCATTCTTGCTTTACTATCCGCAGGATACCCTAAGCCAAGAGCTTCTTTATCGTTGGTACTATTTGAGCATGCATTACAaatagggctgtaaatgaacagagctactcgcaagctatttgagattcggctcgaaaaaagatcgttcggagctcgattcgatagtaaacgagctgagctcgagcctgatttcgagctcgaaatttttatcgagccgagctcgagcctgatagtactcggctcgttgagctcgcgaacatgttcggactcaattgttcgcgaacatgtttgcgagcctgttcacgaaccttcagtcgagccttcaatcgagctATTGTACGAGCTTTAAACGAAtcgaactcgagctcgagtAACATTAATTAAGAAGTTTTTCCCAAATTTATAAGGAATTCGAGCTCGAATATCACATATAcaaacatctaacgagccgagctcgaactcaagctcgaattcgacattatcgagcatcacccgagccgagttcgaaccgagctcgagcttggtaAGTGGATTACGAGCCGAGCTTGATcaacaagataaaagctcgaatcgagctcgagccgagctcgaacacccgaatatttaaacgagccgagctcgagcctgtttgtattcggctcggctc
The genomic region above belongs to Salvia miltiorrhiza cultivar Shanhuang (shh) chromosome 5, IMPLAD_Smil_shh, whole genome shotgun sequence and contains:
- the LOC130986976 gene encoding probable histone H2A.1 gives rise to the protein MAGRGKTLGSGAAKKATSRSSKAGLQFPVGRIARFLKAGKYAERVGAGAPVYLAAVLEYLAAEVLELAGNAARDNKKTRIVPRHIQLAVRNDEELSKLLGDVTIANGGVMPNIHNLLLPKKTGSSKPSAADED